A window of the Bufo gargarizans isolate SCDJY-AF-19 chromosome 1, ASM1485885v1, whole genome shotgun sequence genome harbors these coding sequences:
- the LIPG gene encoding endothelial lipase: MPLFYRFMWMCLALAVPLGEASVLAEEGLLKDDTIANLLKDADEDLAPKKPQIQFNAHFSANPDEGCYLDPENDDCLQDCHYNTSAKTFIVIHGWTMSGLFESWLHKLVGALQQREHHANIIVVDWMSLAHQLYPDAVNNTKLVGKETAVLIDWLQEKGNMSLKNVHLIGYSLGAHVAGFAGNHVKGTLGRITGLDPAGPMFEDAEAHKRLSPDDAEFVDVLHTYTREALGVSIGIKMPIGHIDIYPNGGDYQPGCGLSDVLGALAYGNIGDAVKCEHERSVHLFVDSLINKDKESFAFQCIDSNRFKKGICLSCRKNRCNAIGYNAKKSTSKRNSKMYLKTRAQMPYKVFHYQLKMHIFNYMFEQETTEPTFSVVLVGTLNDSIPLPLNAPEQIGYNFTNTFLVYSEDDIGDLLTVKLKWEGTKQSWFNFWSSNYWFGSKGNEKELHIRRIRVKSGETQQKFTFCLKELHKSGIAPGGELVFEKCRDGWEVKSHKRVNL, translated from the exons ATGCCCCTCTTCTATAGGTTCATGTGGATGTGCCTGGCGCTGGCAGTGCCCCTTGGGGAAGCCTCcgtgctggcagaggaagggcTCTTGAAAG ATGACACAATCGCAAATCTACTGAAAGACGCCGATGAAGACTTGGCACCTAAGAAACCTCAGATTCAGTTCAATGCCCACTTCTCTGCCAATCCTGATGAGGGTTGTTACCTGGACCCAGAAAATGACGATTGCCTGCAAGACTGTCACTACAACACATCAGCAAAGACTTTCATTGTCATCCATGGGTGGACG ATGTCTGGACTGTTCGAGAGTTGGTTGCATAAACTGGTGGGGGCCCTTCAGCAAAGGGAGCATCACGCCAACATCATAGTTGTTGACTGGATGTCTCTCGCTCATCAACTCTACCCTGATGCCGTCAATAACACAAAGTTGGTCGGAAAGGAGACTGCTGTTCTAATAGACTGGTTGCAG GAGAAAGGAAATATGTCCCTCAAAAACGTCCATCTTATTGGTTACAGTCTTGGTGCACACGTTGCAGGTTTTGCAGGAAATCATGTCAAAGGAACCCTTGGACGCATTACAG GCTTGGATCCAGCAGGACCAATGTTTGAAGATGCAGAAGCTCACAAACGGCTCTCACCTGATGATGCTGAATTTGTAGATGTTCTTCATACATATACCCGAGAGGCGCTAGGAGTTAGCATTGGCATCAAGATGCCCATTGGCCATATTGACATATATCCCAATGGAGGCGATTATCAGCCAGGCTGTGGCTTATCAGATGTTCTTGGTGCCCTAGCCTATGGAA ATATCGGGGATGCTGTAAAGTGTGAACATGAGCGTTCTGTGCACCTTTTTGTGGATTCTCTCATAAATAAAGACAAGGAGAGCTTTGCCTTCCAATGCATTGACTCCAATCGCTTCAAGAAAGGAATCTGCCTGAGCTGTCGCAAGAACCGATGTAATGCCATTGGTTATAATGCCAAGAAAAGCACCAGTAAAAGAAACAGCAAAATGTACCTGAAGACCCGGGCACAGATGCCATACAAAG TTTTCCACTACCAGCTCAAAATGCATATCTTCAACTACATGTTTGAGCAGGAGACTACTGAACCCACTTTCTCTGTCGTCCTGGTTGGAACTTTGAACGACTCCATCCCTCTGCCCTTAAATGC GCCAGAACAGATCGGATACAATTTCACCAACACTTTCCTGGTGTACAGTGAAGATGATATCGGTGATCTCCTTACTGTCAAACTGAAATGGGAAGGGACCAAACAATCATGGTTCAATTTCTGGTCCTCCAATTACTGGTTTGGGTCCAAGGGCAATGAAAAAGAACTACACATCCGTCGCATCCGCGTGAAGTCTGGAGAAACCCAGCAGAA ATTTACATTCTGTCTGAAAGAGTTACATAAAAGTGGTATAGCTCCCGGTGGTGAACTggtgtttgaaaaatgtagagatGGTTGGGAAGTAAAGAGCCACAAACG GGTGaacttataa